The following proteins are encoded in a genomic region of Sesamum indicum cultivar Zhongzhi No. 13 linkage group LG8, S_indicum_v1.0, whole genome shotgun sequence:
- the LOC105168513 gene encoding UDP-arabinopyranose mutase 3, translating into MAAPKSSTPLLKDELDIVIPTIRNLDFLEMWRPFFQPYHLIIVQDGDPSKTIKVPDGFDYELYNRNDINKILGPKANCISFKDSACRCFGYMVSKKKYIFTIDDDCFVAKDPTGKEINALEQHIKNLLSPSTPFFFNTLYDPYRDGTDFVRGYPFSLREGVPTAVSHGLWLNIPDYDAPTQLVKPLERNTRFVDAVMTIPKGTLFPMCGMNLAFNRELIGPAMYFGLMGDGQPIGRYDDMWAGWCIKVICDHLGLGVKTGLPYIWHSKASNPFVNLKKEYKGIYWQEELIPFFQSVALPKDCTTVQKCYMELSKQVKAKLGKVDDYFNKLADAMVTWIEAWDELNPSGAAAGAPKVSAK; encoded by the exons ATGGCAGCCCCGAAATCATCGACACCGCTGCTGAAAGATGAGCTAGACATAGTAATTCCGACCATTAGAAACCTTGATTTCTTGGAGATGTGGCGGCCTTTTTTCCAGCCGTATCATCTCATCATAGTGCAAGACGGGGATCCTTCGAAGACTATCAAGGTGCCCGATGGCTTTGATTATGAGCTCTACAACAGGAATGACATTAACAAGATTCTGGGTCCCAAGGCAAACTGCATTTCCTTCAAGGATTCGGCTTGCCGTTGCTTTGGGTACATGGTTTCCAAGAAGAAGTATATCTTCACAATTGATGATGATTGCTTT GTCGCTAAAGATCCAACTGGCAAGGAAATTAATGCACTTGAGCAGCACATTAAGAACCTTCTGTCCCCATCAACTCCATTTTTCTTCAACACCCTCTATGATCCTTACCGTGATGGCACAGATTTTGTACGGGGATACCCCTTCAGTCTTCGTGAAGGTGTACCCACTGCCGTGTCACATGGGCTTTGGCTGAACATCCCAGATTACGACGCACCAACTCAACTCGTTAAGCCTCTAGAGAGGAACACTAG ATTTGTTGATGCCGTTATGACGATTCCAAAGGGAACTCTCTTCCCAATGTGTGGCATGAATTTGGCCTTCAATCGTGAATTGATCGGCCCAGCAATGTACTTTGGACTAATGGGTGATGGCCAGCCGATAGGGCGCTACGACGACATGTGGGCTGGTTGGTGCATTAAG GTGATCTGTGACCACTTGGGATTGGGAGTGAAGACTGGTTTGCCATACATTTGGCACAGCAAAGCTAGCAACCCATTTGTGAATCTCAAGAAGGAATACAAGGGCATCTACTGGCAGGAGGAGCTAATCCCGTTTTTCCAGTCCGTTGCCCTTCCAAAGGACTGCACCACCGTTCAGAAATGTTACATGGAACTCTCCAAGCAAGTCAAGGCAAAGCTTGGTAAGGTTGATGATTACTTCAACAAGCTGGCGGATGCTATGGTCACATGGATTGAAGCATGGGACGAGCTCAACCCATCTGGAGCCGCTGCCGGAGCTCCCAAGGTCTCTGCCAAGTAG